In the Nicotiana tabacum cultivar K326 chromosome 16, ASM71507v2, whole genome shotgun sequence genome, one interval contains:
- the LOC107768900 gene encoding acyl-CoA-binding domain-containing protein 3 isoform X3 has translation MLLFQEFFVTAMAALVFSCIIVKFISIAVLNNEKIDKEKTVVEEAKITKGLVVKSRKSKKRVKFVEKEVVKNVDHIELTACKVGGVVDQSENGGEKKVDSEEVFVEEKNEDILKKSDEFNGEKILENVGVIINEKRDEDSDDDWEGIERSELEKEFVKAVNFVDSGKGKENLGSELMMQLYGLQKIAMEGPCYEPQPMALKVYARAKWNAWQRMGSMNPEVAMEQYIKLLSDHVPGWTHQNKEASEVGSSETNVPRDPDSIPDSFNDISKDERTQEINHAAEEGDIAGSEKDKE, from the exons atgcttctttttcaagaattctttGTAACTGCTATGGCAGCTCTTGTATTTTCTTGCATAATAGTgaaatttatttcaattgcagTGTTAAACAACGAAAAGATTGATAAAGAGAAAACTGTTGTTGAGGAAGCCAAGATTACAAAAGGGTTGGTTGTTAAGAGtagaaaaagcaagaaaagagTCAAATTTGTTGAAAAAGAAGTTGTTAAAAATGTTGATCATATTGAATTAACGGCCTGTAAAGTTGGAGGAGTAGTTGATCAGTCTGAAAATGGTGGAGAAAAGAAAGTAGATTCAGAGGAAGTGTTTGTTGAGGAAAAAAATGAGGATATTTTAAAGAAAAGTGATGAATTTAACGGAGAAAAGATTCTTGAAAATGTTGGAGTGATTATAAATGAGAAGAGAGATGAGGATAGTGATGATGACtgggagggaattgagagaagtGAATTGGAGAAAGAATTTGTTAAAGCTGTAAACTTTGTGGATAGCGGAAAAGGGAAGGAGAATTTGGGGAGTGAATTGATGATGCAGTTGTATGGACTCCAGAAAATTGCAATGGAAGGGCCTTGTTAtgagcctcaaccaatggcactGAAAGTCTATGCCCGCGCCAAATG GAATGCGTGGCAAAGAATGGGAAGCATGAATCCGGAGGTGGCTATGGAGCAGTATATTAAGCTTTTGTCAGACCATGTTCCCGGATGGACGCATCAAAATAAG GAGGCTAGTGAAGTAGGGTCTTCGGAAACTAATGTGCCTAGAGATCCAGATTCTATTCCAGATTCTTTTAATGATATTAGCAAAGATGAAAG GACACAGGAAATAAACCATGCTGCAGAGGAAGGTGACATTGCTGGAAGTGAAAAG
- the LOC107768900 gene encoding acyl-CoA-binding domain-containing protein 3 isoform X2 translates to MLLFQEFFVTAMAALVFSCIIVKFISIAVLNNEKIDKEKTVVEEAKITKGLVVKSRKSKKRVKFVEKEVVKNVDHIELTACKVGGVVDQSENGGEKKVDSEEVFVEEKNEDILKKSDEFNGEKILENVGVIINEKRDEDSDDDWEGIERSELEKEFVKAVNFVDSGKGKENLGSELMMQLYGLQKIAMEGPCYEPQPMALKVYARAKWNAWQRMGSMNPEVAMEQYIKLLSDHVPGWTHQNKEASEVGSSETNVPRDPDSIPDSFNDISKDERTQEINHAAEEGDIAGSEKAGRICSL, encoded by the exons atgcttctttttcaagaattctttGTAACTGCTATGGCAGCTCTTGTATTTTCTTGCATAATAGTgaaatttatttcaattgcagTGTTAAACAACGAAAAGATTGATAAAGAGAAAACTGTTGTTGAGGAAGCCAAGATTACAAAAGGGTTGGTTGTTAAGAGtagaaaaagcaagaaaagagTCAAATTTGTTGAAAAAGAAGTTGTTAAAAATGTTGATCATATTGAATTAACGGCCTGTAAAGTTGGAGGAGTAGTTGATCAGTCTGAAAATGGTGGAGAAAAGAAAGTAGATTCAGAGGAAGTGTTTGTTGAGGAAAAAAATGAGGATATTTTAAAGAAAAGTGATGAATTTAACGGAGAAAAGATTCTTGAAAATGTTGGAGTGATTATAAATGAGAAGAGAGATGAGGATAGTGATGATGACtgggagggaattgagagaagtGAATTGGAGAAAGAATTTGTTAAAGCTGTAAACTTTGTGGATAGCGGAAAAGGGAAGGAGAATTTGGGGAGTGAATTGATGATGCAGTTGTATGGACTCCAGAAAATTGCAATGGAAGGGCCTTGTTAtgagcctcaaccaatggcactGAAAGTCTATGCCCGCGCCAAATG GAATGCGTGGCAAAGAATGGGAAGCATGAATCCGGAGGTGGCTATGGAGCAGTATATTAAGCTTTTGTCAGACCATGTTCCCGGATGGACGCATCAAAATAAG GAGGCTAGTGAAGTAGGGTCTTCGGAAACTAATGTGCCTAGAGATCCAGATTCTATTCCAGATTCTTTTAATGATATTAGCAAAGATGAAAG GACACAGGAAATAAACCATGCTGCAGAGGAAGGTGACATTGCTGGAAGTGAAAAG
- the LOC107768900 gene encoding acyl-CoA-binding domain-containing protein 3 isoform X1, with product MLLFQEFFVTAMAALVFSCIIVKFISIAVLNNEKIDKEKTVVEEAKITKGLVVKSRKSKKRVKFVEKEVVKNVDHIELTACKVGGVVDQSENGGEKKVDSEEVFVEEKNEDILKKSDEFNGEKILENVGVIINEKRDEDSDDDWEGIERSELEKEFVKAVNFVDSGKGKENLGSELMMQLYGLQKIAMEGPCYEPQPMALKVYARAKWNAWQRMGSMNPEVAMEQYIKLLSDHVPGWTHQNKEASEVGSSETNVPRDPDSIPDSFNDISKDERTQEINHAAEEGDIAGSEKTFNFQSSLRHPFRRILVQLS from the exons atgcttctttttcaagaattctttGTAACTGCTATGGCAGCTCTTGTATTTTCTTGCATAATAGTgaaatttatttcaattgcagTGTTAAACAACGAAAAGATTGATAAAGAGAAAACTGTTGTTGAGGAAGCCAAGATTACAAAAGGGTTGGTTGTTAAGAGtagaaaaagcaagaaaagagTCAAATTTGTTGAAAAAGAAGTTGTTAAAAATGTTGATCATATTGAATTAACGGCCTGTAAAGTTGGAGGAGTAGTTGATCAGTCTGAAAATGGTGGAGAAAAGAAAGTAGATTCAGAGGAAGTGTTTGTTGAGGAAAAAAATGAGGATATTTTAAAGAAAAGTGATGAATTTAACGGAGAAAAGATTCTTGAAAATGTTGGAGTGATTATAAATGAGAAGAGAGATGAGGATAGTGATGATGACtgggagggaattgagagaagtGAATTGGAGAAAGAATTTGTTAAAGCTGTAAACTTTGTGGATAGCGGAAAAGGGAAGGAGAATTTGGGGAGTGAATTGATGATGCAGTTGTATGGACTCCAGAAAATTGCAATGGAAGGGCCTTGTTAtgagcctcaaccaatggcactGAAAGTCTATGCCCGCGCCAAATG GAATGCGTGGCAAAGAATGGGAAGCATGAATCCGGAGGTGGCTATGGAGCAGTATATTAAGCTTTTGTCAGACCATGTTCCCGGATGGACGCATCAAAATAAG GAGGCTAGTGAAGTAGGGTCTTCGGAAACTAATGTGCCTAGAGATCCAGATTCTATTCCAGATTCTTTTAATGATATTAGCAAAGATGAAAG GACACAGGAAATAAACCATGCTGCAGAGGAAGGTGACATTGCTGGAAGTGAAAAG